One stretch of Zingiber officinale cultivar Zhangliang chromosome 6B, Zo_v1.1, whole genome shotgun sequence DNA includes these proteins:
- the LOC121989511 gene encoding junctophilin-1-like, giving the protein MESQKGKLTRTHSSILRSPTVRSSIHSLSSIAADDEEEKPHRPHRRPPFRRNPPTHALLLTLPFALIFLLFLYLRNDCPLFANVLLFSSLFTAASLAARRFDLFRRGATAVRRVSSVEWSIGGVERKEKRAGRRIVREGVEFYSNGDFYEGEFHKGQCNGSGVYNFFGKGRYEGDWVDGKYDGYGIESWARGSRYRGQYRQGLRNGYGVYKFYSGDSYAGEWVSGQSHGVGAQTCSDGSCYFGEFKCGVKHGLGYYHFRNGDKYAGEYFADKIHGFGVYHFANGHCYGGSWHEGKKQGLGMYTFRSGDTRCGDWDAGVLKTPLAPSDPTVEFVVQAARKAAENSTLVPRVDSQVNKAVAAANRAATAARVTAIKAVQNRIDGRFCDTHV; this is encoded by the exons ATGGAGTCGCAGAAGGGTAAGCTCACCCGTACGCACTCCTCCATCCTCCGGTCTCCCACCGTCCGATCCTCCATCCACAGCCTCTCCTCCATCGCCGCCGATGACGAGGAGGAGAAACCCCATCGCCCTCACCGCCGCCCGCCCTTCCGCCGCAACCCCCCGACGCATGCCCTCCTCCTCACGCTTCCCTTCgccctcatcttcctcctcttcctctaccTCCGCAATGATTGCCCCCTCTTCGCCAAcgtcctcctcttctcctccctcttTACCGCCGCTTCCCTTGCCGCCCGCCGCTTTGATCTCTTCCGTCGTGGAGCCACCGCGGTGCGCCGGGTCTCGTCCGTCGAATGGTCCATCGGCGGCGTGGAGAGGAAGGAGAAGCGGGCCGGAAGGCGGATCGTCCGCGAGGGGGTCGAGTTCTACAGCAATGGGGATTTCTACGAGGGCGAATTCCACAAGGGACAATGCAACGGAAGCGGTGTCTACAACTTCTTCGGCAAGGGGCGATACGAGGGCGACTGGGTCGACGGGAAGTACGACGGATACGGGATCGAGAGCTGGGCGAGAGGGAGCCGCTACCGAGGGCAGTACCGGCAGGGGTTGCGGAACGGGTACGGTGTGTATAAATTCTACAGCGGTGATAGCTACGCGGGTGAGTGGGTCAGCGGGCAGAGCCACGGAGTCGGGGCGCAGACGTGCTCCGACGGGAGTTGCTACTTTGGGGAGTTCAAATGCGGGGTCAAGCATGGCCTGGGTTACTATCATTTCAG GAATGGTGACAAGTATGCTGGGGAGTACTTCGCTGACAAGATCCATGGCTTTGGTGTTTATCATTTTGCCAACGGCCATTGCTATGGAGGATCATGGCACGAAGGCAAGAAGCAAGGTCTCGGAATGTACACTTTTCGAAGTGGAGACACGAGGTGTGGAGACTGGGACGCTGGAGTTCTAAAGACTCCCCTTGCTCCATCAGATCCTACCGTTGAGTTTGTTGTTCAG GCTGCTCGGAAGGCTGCAGAAAACTCAACGCTGGTTCCGAGGGTAGATTCACAAGTAAACAAAGCAGTTGCAGCGGCAAATAGAGCAGCCACTGCTGCTCGTGTTACTGCAATAAAAGCCGTACAGAATCGGATCGATGGCAGGTTTTGCGACACCCATGTTTAA